A window of the Elgaria multicarinata webbii isolate HBS135686 ecotype San Diego chromosome 22, rElgMul1.1.pri, whole genome shotgun sequence genome harbors these coding sequences:
- the LYRM9 gene encoding LYR motif-containing protein 9 produces MGPLPGAELVRRPLQLYRYLLRCCKKLPGKNVRDHYKHTIRQSFQVHADEDSPERIQQIIKRAIEDADWVMEKYKKQK; encoded by the exons GAATTGGTGAGGAGGCCGTTGCAGCTCTACCGCTACTTGCTCCGTTGCTGCAAGAAACTGCCGGGGAAGAACGTCCGAGACCACTACAAGCACACGATCCGGCAG AGCTTCCAAGTCCATGCGGACGAAGACAGTCCAGAGAGGATCCAGCAGATTATCAAGAGGGCCATTGAAGACGCCGACTGGGTGATGGAGAAA TATAAGAAACAGAAGTAA